A section of the Babesia microti strain RI chromosome I, complete genome genome encodes:
- a CDS encoding Putative serine esterase (DUF676) (overlaps_old_locusTagID:BBM_I02670): protein MAFFGVLEIALHVAKFENIELYRFGSYSIRFRMYKRCHSEIVPVVPYMIKSKDDSRSPAWIDDVNLSFFTREILVYKAHQIIIVNDMCQFRIEIPATPSVLERTNLFLECDLFYTLKDKDSNIKSYNISSKLIMLNNMATGFRHNFDLIFGDYQASVVHLNINSVVLHYRIRDSLKNIASPAYEPGRCFKKWEMIISDCNQRALARWFSQPSPSGQNFYNTFDKEYNADSIYTTEQLLESFINYLCLDIKLSEMACRRIFSINTNKDGCFIDKDLLLEYERNYYTCKDFTCFTLRISFMDKGDKVKCCPATKNVVKDDENCGLVYANNLMFSYILYAKILGEALSMLNTFSYLPSGTYVHFENGKICTIPSDSIYLSSETTMFNNDSLGCVKDMIYKVLEEGMVSYAACGSGQVVVIPMKTNGIKLVIPSIDLLALNNDLDALCNEIERNLWNISSFLFIKWNEFLDNELNRTYFERYRIDERFFITLASEQMDHLDLEGLIQSLPVVDDCHIYALSAYPLFRIHPIGSLKGIENTAVKTDSLSTEGTSTSDSIPRTNSTSKSDEFVDSDVNSHISSSISSNSRSSSFANIAGRASANVNNNGSFGNPILHATIKKVRKNFHLFVLVHGYNASARSMEIIKSMITIIFPDSVCLSSCFNQGLMNDSISEMGEKLSTEVKMYIKYCMPASKISKITFVAHSLGGLIVRSALSDLNDYSHMFHGFISLASAHIGYYYNLSKFVDIGIWFLRKVKNSRCITELALSDASEITETFVYRLSCVKDMEWFKYVVLVSSDLDQYAPFYSARIDTGRIPISGVRHVEMAYNILNSIKCLIRIDCNLSQPLKYVKGWIGKTAHLEFVESVELIRAMLYTLSKILNE, encoded by the exons ATGGCATTCTTCGGGGTATTGGAGATCGCACTTCATGTGGCCAAATTCGAAAATATTGAACTGTATCGGTTTGGTAGCTACTCTATCCGGTTTCGTATGTACAAAAGGTGCCACTCAGAG ATTGTGCCGGTGGTTCCATACATGATTAAGTCCAAAGATGACTCAAGATCTCCAGCCTGGATTGACGATGTCAACCTATCATTTTTCACCCGAGAGATTTTGGTGTATAAGGCACATCAAATT ATTATAGTTAATGATATGTGTCAGTTTAGGATTGAAATACCAGCCACTCCAAGTGTTTTGGAACgcacaaatttatttttggaGTGTGACCTCTTTTATACACTTAAAGATAAGGATAGTAATATCAAATCGTACAATATTTCATCTAAACTGATAATGCTAAACAATATGGCTACTG GATTTAGACACAATTTCGACCTAATTTTCGGGGATTATCAGGCATCTGTAG TTCACCTAAATATAAATAGCGTAGTGCTGCATTATCGCATCAGGGATAGCTTGAAAAACATAGCATCGCCAGCTTATGAACCAGGAAGATGCTTTAAGAAATGGGAAATGATAATATCTGATTGCAATCAACGTGCACTAGCTCGTTGGTTTTCACAGCCATCTCCCTCTGGTCAGAACTTTTACAATACCTTCGATAAGGAATACAATGCAGATTCTATATACACGACTGAACAGTTATTGGAGTcttttatcaattatttgtgtttgGATATTAAGCTATCTGAAATGGCATGCCGACGTATATTTTCGatcaatacaaataaaGATGGATGTTTTATAGATAAGGATTTATTGCTTGAGTATGAGCGCAACTATTACACTTGTAAAGATTTCACGTGTTTTACATTGAGAATTTCATTTATGGACAAAGGGGATAAAGTTAAATGTTGTCCTGCTACCAAAAATGTGGTTaaagatgatgaaaattGCGGTTTGGTTTACGCAAACAATCTCATGTTTTCGTATATTCTTTATGCCAAGATTCTGGGTGAAGCATTGTCCATGTTGAATACATTCAGCTACCTACCTAGCGGCACTTATGTTCACTTTGaaaatggtaaaatttgcacTATACCCTCAGATTCTATATACCTATCAAGTGAGACAACCATGTTCAACAATGATTCATTGGGCTGTGTAAAAGACATGATATATAAGGTATTAGAAGAGGGAATGGTTAGCTACGCTGCCTGTGGTAGTGGTCAGGTTGTTGTAATACCCATGAAGACTAATGGGATAAAGCTTGTAATACCTAGTATTGACTTGCTGGCGCTTAACAACGATTTGGACGCATTATgcaatgaaattgaaagGAATTTGTGGAATATTAGttcatttttgtttataaaATGGAACGAATTCTTGGATAATGAATTGAACAGGACGTATTTTGAGAGATATCGCATAGATGAGCG TTTTTTTATCACTTTGGCCAGCGAACAAATGGACCACTTGGATCTGGAAGGGTTGATCCAATCATTACCAGTCGTGGATGATTGCCACAT TTATGCATTAAGTGCATATCCGCTTTTTAGAATCCATCCTATCGGTAGTTTGAAAGGTATAGAAAATACTGCTGTTAAAACTGACTCTTTATCAACTGAAGGTACTTCCACATCTGATAGCATACCAAGGACTAACAGCACCTCAAAGagtgatgaatttgttgattCTGATGTAAATAGTCATATCTCAAGCTCTATAAGCTCAAATAGTAGATCTTCCAGTTTTGCTAATATCGCTGGCAGGGCAAGTGCCAACGTCAATAATAATGGAAGTTTCGGAAACCCCATCTTACATGCTACGATCAAGAAAGTGCGaaaaaatttccatttGTTTGTGCTAGTACATGGATATAATG CTTCTGCACGTTCAATGGAGATAATTAAAAGCATGATAACAATAATATTCCCCGATTCAGTATGCCTATCTTCATGTTTCAATCAGGGGTTAATGAACG ATTCTATTTCTGAAATGGGCGAGAAGCTTTCCACTGAAGTTAAAATGTACATTAAATACTGTATGCCCGCCTCAAAGATTTCAAAAATCACTTTTGTAGCTCACTCATTGGGCGGACTAATCGTCAGATCAGCTCTCAGTGATTTGAATGACTACAGTCACATGTTTCATGGGTTTATTTCGCTTGCCAGTGCCCACATAGGATACTATTATAACCTGTCCAAGTTTGTGGATATAGGCATTTGGTTTTTGAGGAAGGTGAAGAATTCTAGATGTATCACTGAATTAGCGTTGTCAGATGCTAGCGAGATTACCGAAACGTTTGTATATAGACTTTCTTGCGTAAAA GACATGGAATGGTTTAAGTATGTAGTACTAGTGTCCTCAGACCTAGATCAATATGCCCCTTTCTATAGCGCCCGAATAGATACAGGAAGGATACCAAT ATCGGGTGTAAGGCACGTCGAAATGGCTTACAACATTCTCAATAGCATAAAGTGTCTAATACGCATAGACTGCAATTTATCACAGCCCTTAAA GTATGTAAAGGGCTGGATCGGGAAAACCGCACATTTGGAATTCGTGGAAAGTGTGGAGCTCATACGCGCTATGCTATACACCTtaagtaaaatattaaatgaataG
- a CDS encoding DNA damage-inducible protein 1 (overlaps_old_locusTagID:BBM_I02675), producing MIRVTVASMDGNFATLYLETDWLLSKVKELIESQLNIPRVQQVISLNGQVICASDDTKISTIGIDTNDLLLAVSRNAPASANLGSIPNPNPSPSAYDVPSTGMQAKANFLEHARSLIARWKLNSEALHLLDDPELADAISTGNENNVAQLLEKKHQNEMKNEMDRLIKVGMAAQNPLTPESQEIIEKYMHKQRIQESLLNSQEYFPESFGDIVMLYINIEINKVGISAFVDTGAQKTVISKKCAEICNISNLIDPRFGGVVHGVGVSKMLGRIHMIEMKINDIFYPISCVVVENSTVDFLLGLDIMRRYKCIIDLPDNSLTIQGNKVYFVNKPKVITLQPTISSGTSTSMGTGMVDLEKEKKIATLCEVLGIGKTQAKQLLEGSNWDVEQAAALSLSLE from the exons ATGATCAGAGTAACAGTAGCCAGTATGG atGGCAATTTTGCCACACTCTACCTTGAGACTGATTGGCTTCTTTCTAAAGTAAAGGAACTAATTGAGTCTCAACTCAATATACCAAGAGTGCAGCAAGTTATTTCACTCAATGGTCAAGTAATATGTGCCAGTGATGATACGAAAATTTCCACAATAGGCATAGATACCAATGACCTACTGTTGGCCGTGTCTAGGAACGCTCCCGCCTCTGCTAATTTGGGCAGCATACCAAATCCTAATCCAAGCCCTAGTGCCTATGATGTACCCTCCACTGGTATGCAGGCAAAGGCGAATTTTTTGGAACATGCTAGAAGCCTAATTGCCAGATGGAAACTAAATTCGGAGGCGTTACACTTGCTGGATGATCCTGAACTTGCGGACGCAATTTCCACCGGGAATGAAAACAACGTAGCGCAATTGTTAGAGAAAAAACACCAAAATGAAATGAAA AATGAAATGGACAGATTAATTAAAGTTGGTATGGCAGCACAGAATCCTCTAACTCCCGAATCTCAAGAAATTATTGAGAAGTATATGCATAAACAAAGGATACAAGAAAGTCTTTTAAACTCTCAGGAATACTTTCCCGAATCATttg GCGACATTGTCATGCTATACATTAACATTGAAATCAATAAGGTTGGTATCTCAGCATTTGTGGACACGGGAGCGCAG AAAACGGTGATCTCAAAAAAATGTGCCGAAATTTGCAACATATCTAACCTAATAGATCCTCGTTTTGGTGGAGTAGTACA tgGTGTTGGAGTCTCTAAAATGTTGGGCCGTATACACATGATTGAGATGAAAATTAacgatatattttatccCATCTCATGTGTTGTGGTTGAAAATTCGACTGTTGATTTTTTACTGGGTCTGGATATAATGAG GCGTTATAAATGCATTATTGATTTGCCAGATAATTCACTCACTATACAAG GCAACAAAGTTTACTTTGTAAACAAGCCTAAGGTAATAACATTGCAGCCTACAATTAGCAGCGGCACTAGTACTAGTATGGGCACCGGTATGGTGGATCTGGAAAAGGAAAAAAAGATTGCTACACTATGTGAAGTCTTGGGCATTGGTAAAACCCAAGCTAAACAATTACTGGAGGGGTCAAATTGGGACGTGGAACAGGCAGCGGCACTATCGCTGTCGCTGGAATGA
- a CDS encoding conserved Plasmodium membrane protein, unknown function (overlaps_old_locusTagID:BBM_I02685) yields MNDVGWMNPWVYIRGAYPILGVYGLSDGAWGGHYLRITDPDRRTFVIELIQKLFTMDCESAINYVQVPGKVSGMQHTLLNECGNMSYQIEKGGHHIENALKHINMQYQTLFFTSGLFLTLSSLISCMSSFGISQFPNFVLSFFLLWNGLTLMLLDVPGTPRWAGKYRRHVRKNFRILTRIAGKSAWLAVQGAIALVNIRTMNGNGFFSALLSTTISIFTFTVSFMGFLIAMKKSFRLERVKSSIRQVSKGSYIDCYRKYAVGDPEHGMQFDEFNRMCADHTCGRFQFDIVDLYIIYNVLDEHQKCAINEREFYEWMAGPIVML; encoded by the exons ATGAATGATGTTGGATGGATGAACCCATGGGTATATATAAGGGGGGCATATCCTATATTAGGAGTATATGGGCTGAGCGATGGTGCATGGGGGGGGCATTACTTACGAATAACTGACCCAGATCGACGTACATTTGTTATTGAGTTAATCCAAAAACTCTTTACCATGGATTGCGAGTCGGCCATTAACTACGTCCAAGTACCTGGCAAAGTTTCAGGAATGCAACACACACTACTTAACGAGTGTGGTAATATGTCTTATCAAATTGAGAAAGGCGGGCATCACATTGAGAACGCTCTTAAACATATTAATATGCAATATCAGACACTTTTTTTTACCTCTGGACTTTTCCTTACACTATCGTCTCTGATATCTTGCATGAGTTCTTTCGGTATATCCCAATTCCCTAATTTTGTCCTCTCATTCTTCCTCCTCTGGAACGGATTGACCCTAATGCTACTTGATGTGCCAGGTACTCCCAGATGGGCTGGAAAATATCGCAGGCATGTGAGAAAGAATTTCAGAATTTTGACTAGAATTGCAGGCAAATCAGCCTGGCTCGCAGTACAAG GCGCTATCGCATTGGTCAACATTAGAACTATGAATGGAAACGGATTTTTTTCAGCTCTATTATCAACCACCATTTCCATCTTCACTTTCACTGTTTCTTTCATGGGTTTTCTGATAGCAATGAAAAAGAGTTTTAGACTGGAGAGGGTTAAAAGTTCAATAAGACAAGTTTCAAAGGGGAGTTACATAGATTGTTACAGGAAATATGCAGTCGGGGACCCCGAACATGGAATgcaatttgatgaattcaaTAGAATGTGCGCCGATCACACTTGTGGCAGATTTCAATTTGACATTGTAGAtctttatataatttacaatgtcTTGGATGAACACCAAAAATGTGCGATTAACGAGCGCGAATTTTATGAATGGATGGCGG GCCCAATCGTAATGCTGTGA
- a CDS encoding conserved Plasmodium protein, unknown function (overlaps_old_locusTagID:BBM_I02680;~overlaps_old_locusTagID:BBM_I02685): MPPLYIPMGSSIQHHSYLIKRFYTPPSRRTWSKQHPKFLTPRPLVHPYNLNRLHPEKEWWKLSNRKLHPVTFMGHPDPVSNDKLGGSIYAEQMDSSTLAIIMHRCIAKGVNNVYIWDKLIAQAKRLCIKMDTTAISYIYLYASKYGVMDNHFIGSFVGRVNALLPEFALIDCANIIKSMHNPHYLHTSTLVKVIGQAKNLLLARSDLSVKDSIAFLSSIAPFYSPPFTRNDDNVSGSSFIDNELLELLFDEIHVHIIDLVDKTLLLNAMASCHEIGLKTRYLHNYCRLPIEKIVNKLREGDFIGNVGLYTHLVKVVHLFNFGTLGTNLYDFVEKKCYLLNIDEICLFLWASSWDSQLPSSFKKLLVNRFIDQSTDKIVDKNLVLALIGLGSTGNFTQVAEKFCKINVDNLDTYHKLLLSRCLSQYNLPIKISVTDVIAKIKPTLPWHICKMSESLAKLSQSLLPSDVNLLDSPQNNLNHHDIVSLLVGLNPHDHWLNNQAQLLMKDIISGTLKAIKCSHTLLALALKCVNDPVLARQIIENFATLKWDTSVESFDDFKQYKPLVQEAMVKFGIQYSKAALKCNRL; the protein is encoded by the exons ATGCCCCCCTTATATATACCCATGGGTTCATCCATCCAACATCATTCATATCTCATCAAGCGTTTTTATACTCCTCCCt CCCGGCGTACTTGGAGTAAGCAGCACCCCAAATTTTTAACTCCTAGACCCCTGGTACATCCATATAATCTAAATCGCCTACATCCAGAAAAAGAGTGGTGGAAACTTTCGAATCGCAAATTACATCCTGTTACATTCATGGGGCATCCTGATCCGGTATCTAATGATAAACTTGGAGGATCAATTTATGCGGAACAAATGGATTCTTCGACGCTTGCAATT ATTATGCACCGCTGTATAGCAAAGGGAGTGaacaatgtatatatttgggATAAACTAATCGCACAGGCAAAGAGATTATGTATTAAAATGGATACAACTGCAATTTCctacatttatttatatgcgTCAAAATATGGTGTGATGGATAATCATTTTATTGGTTCTTTTGTAGGACGCGTGAATGCATTATTGCCAGAATTTGCACTAATTGATTGCgctaatattattaaatctatGCATAACCCccattatttacacactag TACTCTAGTGAAGGTAATTGGACAGGCAAAAAACCTTCTTTTGGCAAGGAGCGACCTGAGCGTTAAGGACTCTattgcatttttatcatcaattgcCCCGTTTTACAGTCCTCCATTTACAAGAAATGATGATAACGTTAGTGGCAGTAGTTTCATTGATAATGAGCTTCTGGAGCTTTTGTTTGACGAGATACACGTTCACATTATAGATCTCGTGGATAAGACATTGCTATTAAACGCCATGGCTAGTTGCCATGAGATAGGGTTAAAAACGCGTTATTTACATAACTACTGCAGATTGCCTATAGAAAAAATAGTGAATAAGTTAAGAGAAGGTGATTTCATAG GTAACGTCGGTTTGTATACTCACTTGGTCAAGGTTGTTCATCTATTTAACTTTGGTACACTCGGcactaatttatatgatTTTGTGGAAAAAAAATGCTATTTACTAaatattgatgaaatttgtttgttttTATGGGCTTCCTCATGGGACAGTCAGCTGCCCAGttcattcaaaaaattactgGTAAACAGATTTATTGACCAGAGCACCGacaaaattgttgataaaaatcTTGTACTTGCTCTGATTGGGCTTGGATCCACAGGTAATTTTACACAAGTGGCTGagaaattttgcaaaataaatGTTGACAATTTGGATACTTATCACAAATTACTATTATCACGCTGTTTATCTCAGTATAATTTGccaattaaaatatctgtTACAGATGTTATTGCAAAAATAAAACCCACATTACCCTGGCATATCTGTAAAATGTCGGAATCGTTGGCCAAGCTATCACAGTCTCTACTTCCCAGTGATGTCAATTTGTTAGATTCTCCTCAAAATAACCTTAATCATCATGACATTGTATCTTTATTGGTGGGATTGAATCCACATGACCATTGGCTAAATAATCAGGCCCAATTACTTATGAAAGATATCATAAGCGGAACACTTAAAGCAATCAAATGTAGCCATACATTACTTGCGTTGGCACTGAAATGTGTTAATGACCCCGTATTAGCTAgacaaattattgaaaattttgccaCTCTCAAATGGGATACTAGTGTTGAGTCCTTTGATGATTTCAAACAGTACAAGCCATTGGTGCAGGAGGCGATGGTCAAATTTGGCATTCAATATAGCAAAGCTGCTCTAAAGTGCAATCGGCTTTAG
- a CDS encoding conserved Plasmodium protein, unknown function (overlaps_old_locusTagID:BBM_I02700) — MNEMGNFENVVAMSDVVYKIITTLYDDEIIPTIHEVRRRLGKLKYGTISGKFLIKICKSNIHNRFNIVKSQVFNPNAADVQNNLQLNLVILLKSKPIYPWFYPTTITPFEIKLIFDYIINSFSDTNKFGNGGRYLFAEGIKKNGPEELRNLSLGKLIKIVQAAIDLKILTYEENKLIPVYMCKTTSIGFLNRQSQSLDNLDTNFTSIYTIKQRILNLLDNYNIIQDYSEVCKDENNKTMIGIPLCRLPIEYKLTYGERLDYSTLGYSKLADFIKEQIKECKFVSLVYNQCIVTKKITEDSIEPKGCVIN; from the coding sequence ATGAATGAAATGGGTAACTTTGAGAATGTAGTTGCCATGTCTGATGTAGTATACAAAATCATCACCACATTGTATGATGATGAGATCATCCCTACTATTCATGAAGTTAGAAGAAGGTTAGGTAAATTGAAATACGGGACAATATctggcaaatttttaattaaaatatgtaaatcCAACATACACAATcgatttaatattgttaaaagTCAAGTATTCAATCCCAATGCGGCTGATGTGCAAAATAATCTTCAGCTTAATTTAGTAATTCTGCTCAAATCTAAGCCAATATACCCCTGGTTCTACCCAACAACCATTACACcatttgaaataaaattgatttttgattacatcattaattcattttctgatacaaacaaatttgGTAATGGAGGTAGATACCTTTTTGCCGAAGGTATTAAGAAAAATGGGCCAGAAGAGCTTAGAAATTTGTCACTAGGTAAGCTAATCAAAATTGTGCAAGCGGcaattgatttaaaaattcttaCATATGAGGAAAATAAACTAATCCCAGTCTACATGTGTAAGACAACGAGCATTGGCTTTTTGAATCGCCAATCACAATCATTGGACAATTTggatacaaattttacgagtatatatactataaaACAAAGGATACTGAATCTGTTGGACaattataacattattCAAGATTATTCAGAAGTTTGCAAGGACGAAAACAATAAAACAATGATTGGTATTCCACTTTGCAGATTAccaattgaatataaactGACATATGGCGAAAGATTGGACTATTCAACGCTAGGATATAGCAAACTTGCTGATTTTATAAAAGAACAGATCAAGgagtgtaaatttgtttcacTGGTTTACAACCAATGTATTGTCACAAAGAAAATAACAGAAGATTCTATTGAACCGAAAGGGTgtgttataaattaa
- a CDS encoding glutamyl-Q tRNA(Asp) synthetase (overlaps_old_locusTagID:BBM_I02700;~overlaps_old_locusTagID:BBM_I02705) gives MIPLEVHKASNYANIVKLLLSYSNIKDDLIKLTLSDNPQLTLTLPNGTQYTELPTIMIYIMGQNDTGKILYPDDNLLKAKIDQWISLANKKDYSICDSESIREIDSSLVHTTFLVCNNITLADIVIYSSLLHWAKKSTTKEKELMCNLSRWYNHIQHLPGISIGNYIDIPTGTTVSSLSSMLNNVNVCGDNKKSNKSAQKAEGKYNKKIQNSNFSNDARPVDDITRLAVRVGLVKEISKHPDADKIYCLKIDIAESKLRDICSGLVEHLKPEEIINKKVCVLSNLKPRKIRGVDSNGMVLCVSYNDKVELLEPPSDSMVGELITWGDLKGEPDVVLSGKSGKNPFEAVQKDLVCKNKIGYYKDLPFSTLSGVCSCNTLIKGTIS, from the exons ATGATACCTCTGGAGGTACATAAAGCCTCAAATTATGCCAACATAGTGAAGTTATTGTTATCTTATTCTAACATAAAGGatgatttgataaaattgacattaaGTGACAATCCACAATTG ACTCTAACATTGCCAAACGGTACCCAGTATACAGAATTACCTACTATTATGATCTATATTATGGGCCAGAATGATACAGGAAAGATTCTGTACCCTGATGACAACCTCTTGAAG GCCAAGATTGACCAATGGATATCCTTGGCCAATAAGAAGGATTACTCAATATGCGACTCTGAATCTATCAGA GAAATAGACTCAAGTTTAGTGCATACAACCTTCCTCGTTTGTAATAACATAACACTAGCCgatatagttatatattcatcCCTTTTACACTGGGCAAAAAAATCCACAACTAAAGAAAAGGAGTTAATGTGTAATCTTTCACGATGGTATAATCATATACAACACCTCCCTG GCATTTCAATTGGCAATTACATTGACATTCCTACTGGTACAACTGTTAGTTCTTTATCATCAATGCTTAACAATGTAAATGTATGTGGTGACAATAAAAAATCGAATAAATCTGCACAAAAAGCCGAAGgaaaatacaataaaaagATACAGAATAGCAATTTTAGTAATGATGCTAGGCCTGTTGATGACATTACAAGGCTTGCA GTTCGTGTAGGTTTGGTTAAGGAAATCAGTAAACATCCAGATGCGGATAAGATATATTGTCTTAAAATAGACATAGCAGAGTCTAAACTTAGAGATATTTGTTCCGGATTAGTTGAACATTTAAAACCTGAAGAAATAATCAACAAAAAAGTTTGCGTCCTTTCAAACCTAAAACCAAGAAAAATAAGAGGTGTAGATTCCAATGGAATG GTTTTGTGTGTCTCATACAATGACAAAGTAGAGCTGTTGGAGCCACCTAGCGATTCTATGGTTGGAGAATTGATCACTTGGGGGGACTTAAAGGGGGAACCTGATGTCGTGCTTAGTGGAAAATCTGGGAAAAATCCCTTTGAAGCCGTTCAAAAG GATTTggtatgtaaaaataaaattggttaTTATAAG GACCTGCCCTTTTCAACATTGTCTGGCGTTTGCTCCTGCAATACACTAATCAAGGGTACTATATCTTAG
- a CDS encoding translation initiation factor eIF-4A (overlaps_old_locusTagID:BBM_I02710;~overlaps_old_locusTagID:BBM_I02715), which yields MAENGAIPSDNAVDDNSNDCMESNYDEVVDSFDAMKLNENLLRGIYSYGFEKPSAIQQRGIKPILENYDTIGQAQSGTGKTATFTIAALQIIDYNIRSCQVLILAPTRELAQQIQKVVLALGDYLNVQCHACVGGTVVREDASKLKAGVHMVVGTPGRVFDMIEKRILKTDKMKLFILDEADEMLSRGFKSQIYDIFRRIPGEVQVALFSATMPQDILELTKKFMRSPKRILVKKDELTLEGIKQYYVSIEKEEWKFETLCDIYETVTITQAIIYCNTRRKVDMLTSKMQEKDFTVSSMHGDMDQKERDLIMREFRSGSTRVLITTDLLARGIDVQQVSLVINYDLPISPENYIHRIGRSGRFGRKGVAINFVTLADANVMKEIEAYYNTQIEEMPMDVADYL from the exons atggCTGAAAATGGTGCAATACCCTCAGATAATGCTGTTGATGACAATTCAAATGATTGCATGGAATCTAACTACGATGAAGTGGTTGATTCATTTGATGCTATGAAActaaatgaaaatttgctGCGTGGTATCTATTCTTATGGTTTTGAAAAACCTTCCGCAATTCAGCAGAGGGGAATAAAACCAATACTCGAGAACTACGACACCATAGGACAAGCACAGTCGGGAACTGGTAAAACAGCGACCTTTACTATTGCAGCCCTCCAAATTATAGACTATAACATTAGGTCCTGCCAGGTCCTAATTCTAGCTCCCACCAGGGAGCTTGCCCAACAGATCCAGAAAGTTGTATTGGCCCTGGGCGATTATTTGAATGTTCAATGTCATGCTTGCGTTGGTGGTACTGTAGTTAGGGAAGATGCCTCTAAATTGAAGGCAGGAGTGCATATGGTTGTGGGTACACCAGGGCGTGTATTTGATATGATTGAGAAAAGAATTCTTAAGACTgataaaatgaaattgttcATTCTAGATGAGGCGGATGAAATGTTGTCCCGGGGTTTCAAGTCTCAAATTTACGACATCTTTAGACGCATACCTGGTGAGGTACAAGTGGCTTTGTTCAGCGCTACAATGCCACAGGACATTCTAGAACTTACGAAAAAATTCATGAGATCGCCCAAAAGAATACTGGTTAAAAAAGATGAGTTGACTTTGGAGGGTATAAAACAATATTATGTGTCCATTGAGAAAGAGGAATGGAAATTTGAAACTCTGTGTGACATTTACGAAACAGTAACAATTACCCAAGCCATCATATACTGTAATACGCGTAGAAAAGTTGACATGTTAACAAGCAAAATGCAGGAAAAGGATTTTACAGTGTCCAGTATGCATGGTGATATGGACCAGAAGGAAAGGGATTTGATTATGAGAGAGTTTAGGTCTGGTTCGACTCGCGTGTTGATTACAACTGATCTGCTCGCGAGGGGTATAGATGTACAACAAGTTTCATTGGTTATTAACTATGACCTACCTATTTCACCCgaaaattatattcatcg TATTGGTCGTTCAGGGAGGTTTGGGCGCAAGGGTGTGGCGATAAACTTTGTTACTCTGGCAGACGCTAATGTAATGAAGGAAATTGAGGCCTACTACAACACCCAAATTGAAGAAATGCCCATGGAT GTGGCGGATTACCTCTAA